Proteins encoded by one window of Primulina huaijiensis isolate GDHJ02 chromosome 1, ASM1229523v2, whole genome shotgun sequence:
- the LOC140985874 gene encoding sulfite exporter TauE/SafE family protein 4-like: MAAKGLAVFLLTGFSLAVISVRFVNNNANGGDKGNPFLLSASNPDMLSRKDGSEDKVWPELRFSWKIVLATVIGFLGSACGTVGGVGGGGIFVPMLTLIVGFDTKSAAAISKCMIMGASASSVWYNLRVPHPCREVPIIDYDLALLFQPMLMLGITIGVSLSVFFPYWLITVLIIILFVGTSSKSFLRAIEMWKDETILKKAMTDKRTFVNSRGELLIDTHEPLIPREEKTALRTMRDNLNIKRISVLLLVWICFLLLQVIKNNTKACSTLYWVLNLLQFPVALAVFGYECSKLYKESKKRRMAGNSELVCEAAIDWTATNLAFCALCGILGGTVGGLLGSGGGFILGPLLLEIGVIPQVASATATFVMTFSSSLSVVEFYLLKRFPIPYGLYLMSVSILAGFWGQFFIRKMTTILGRASIIVFILASVIFASALTMGMVGIDKSIKMIHNHEFMGFLDFCSSQ, encoded by the exons ATGGCCGCGAAAGGGTTGGCTGTGTTCTTGTTGACAGGCTTTTCTCTGGCTGTTATCTCTGTACGTTTTGTCAACAATAACGCCAATGGCGGCGACAAGGGAAACCCATTTCTTCTTTCTGCTTCTAATCCCGATATGTTGTCCAGAAAAGATGGGTCTGAAGATAAAGTTTGGCCG GAATTGAGGTTTAGTTGGAAGATTGTGTTGGCTACGGTGATAGGCTTCTTGGGCTCTGCGTGTGGAACAGTGGGCGGTGTTGGAGGCGGTGGCATTTTTGTCCCTATGCTAACTTTGATAGTTGGTTTCGATACCAAGTCTGCTGCTGCTATCTCCAAGT GCATGATAATGGGGGCTTCAGCATCTTCAGTTTGGTACAATTTAAGAGTTCCTCATCCATGCAGAGAAGTGCCAATAATTGACTATGATTTGGCCCTTTTATTCCAGCCTATGCTTATGCTTGGAATCACAATTGGTGTATCTTTGAGTGTTTTTTTCCCCTATTGGCTTATCACTGTGTTGATTATAATCTTGTTCGTGG GGACTTCTTCCAAGTCTTTTCTCAGGGCAATTGAGATGTGGAAGGACGAGACCATTCTTAAG AAAGCCATGACAGATAAACGAACTTTTGTGAATTCTCGTGGCGAGT TGCTGATCGACACTCATGAACCATTAATTCCTAGAGAGGAGAAAACAGCTTTG CGAACTATGAGAGATAACCTTAATATCAAAAGAATTTCAGTCCTACTTCTTGTGTGGATTTGCTTCCTACTTCTTCAAGTGATCAAG AACAATACGAAAGCTTGCAGTACATTGTATTGGGTGCTCAACTTGTTACAG TTCCCTGTTGCTCTTGCTGTGTTTGGATATGAATGTTCCAAACTGTACAAGGAGAGCAAGAAAAGGAGAATGGCTGGGAATTCGGAACTTGTATGTGAGGCCGCTATAGACTGGACGGCTACAAATCTTGCATTTTGTGCACTTTGTGGCATCTTAGGTGGTACTGTTGGCGGCTTATTAGGATCTGGTGGTGGTTTCATTCTTGGTCCTCTTCTGCTAGAGATTGGAGTAATCCCACAG GTGGCTAGCGCGACAGCAACATTTGTGATGACATTTTCTTCTTCCTTGTCTGTGGTGGAGTTCTACCTCCTCAAAAGGTTTCCCATTCCCTATG GATTATACCTCATGTCCGTGTCAATCTTGGCTGGCTTCTGGGGCCAGTTTTTCATAAGAAAGATGACTACAATTTTAGGGAGAGCTTCGATCATTGTATTCATTCTCGCCAGTGTCATTTTCGCTAGTGCCCTCACAATGG